atcagcagcaacaacaaatatgtctctttctcttccttttcactctttctctctcaacgTCAAGAGTTATATATGTTATGTGATTATGCTCTAATGATGGTACTGCCAACAATGCGAGCGTTAACTTGTAAAATTGGATGAGTTTACGAGCCTATTTGCTGGATGAGTTTACGAGCCCATTTGCTGCAATCAATTGAAAACAATCATGAACTCATTTTTTATTAACTCGAGTGAACTCGTGTAAACTTGGTTAAAAACACAAGTTCAACgtgtcccccccccccccccccaaagcTATGCTATGTTATGTGACTATGCTGTAATGATGGTAGTGCCAACAATGCGAGCGTTAACTTGTAAAATTGGATGAGTTTACAAAGCTCATTTTCTATAATCAATTGAAAACAATCATGAACTCAATTTTAGTTAACTCGTGTAAACTTGGTTAAAATCACAAGTTCAACGTGTCCCCCTGACCCCCATAGATTttttagccttttttttttactgactCAAAAACGCGACAAGAGGACTGTGAAGACGAGATATATCATAAATGACGAGATAAAAGGAACATAAAAAATTACTCCTAGGAAAAAGGAGACTCATTCCACCTTGAGGGGAATTTTCCTACACAAAGGAGAGAAACTCCTACTCAAGGAGAGTTTTCCATGAGTTATGTAatcttaaaatcaattttactaAAAAATTTCCTAGCTAGTAGCTTATCTTAAAATTACTCGTAAGTCGTAACCCACACCCACCCCCACACATGAAACTTGCCAGAATTTTCATGTTCTGAATAACTTTTTGTTGAAAAGACAACTCTAACCTCATTTGACCATAAATCTGAACATATTAATACATCCTTGATACCAGTAATGTACGTTTGCCAGCTAATTTTTTAGAAACTTTTCATTCACTTTTTTTCCCGCAAAACTCAAATTGGCGATAATACCCATAATcaatctttttccttttcttttctgggTTACCAAACAAGGTTATAGACCCTACACTACTACACATGAAGACGAAATTTTATCTGCGCTGCTTGTTTTACAAACAAAAAGTGTATCAGGCGAATAAGACCTTTTGTCACGTcaaatttttatcattttttatcgGGGTTGTTTTTATCTTAGTCGTGAatgcaaaattaaaaaaatatatatatactaccCACATGTGACATGAGCTAAGTAAACCATACCTATCAGATCTGGTTATGAATAGTTGCAAAATAAAACATGGTACagttatttaaatattttttttaaagtcacAACATTCATAAGTATTCATATATCACTATTACTACATTACATACTTCTAATCGTTATCCTTCATATTTATATAGTCAGAATTTTAAAGGATAATCCCTGCACAAAATACTaaaatagtaatttttttacatcagaaaacTACTAAAATAGTATATATTAAGAGGaagtagaaaatgaaaaatagatTGTAAGAAAATTGCTCTACCGCAAATAGATTGAAATCTATACCCTTTGTCATTCTCTACAGTGTACACCGACTGTGATGTGTGAACAACGGAACAAGAGCCACTACTTTTGTGGTTCACAACTCCAAATCGTGGATGAAACTTTAGAATCAAATTACCAATACCAAATCATGAACAAACAACAGAGATTTCATAGATACACAAGAAaccaaataaaaacaaaaacataatcaTTGTTTTAACAATCCGATGAAGCACAGAAAATTCTCTTATTCTTTCATAGGTTACATAGGGCACTTGAAAAGGGATTAACCACCCAACCAAATCACCTCAAAAAGTCCAAATAATCTCACAAAGTTACAACAATTCTACTGCATAATCCGTAACAAGATCAACACTTCTCATAAAACAAACTCTCTAATCACAATAACCGGATCAATTAAATCAGAGAGTGAAAAGTAATCAACAGCTATGGTCCAAATACAGAGGAAAAACAGGGTAAATATTTACAATAAGATGTGGTACAAATCCATTATTGAAATCTTATCTACCTCGTGTTGTTGTTGCATAGCAGAAGATTGCAGATCCTAGACCAAGCTACCCTGAGGCGAGGGTAAACTCTGTGTGTGTAAGTTCTTGATTCTCTAGCAAAATATTCCATGGTTTCCACAAAGAGGTTCAAGCTTCTCACGGGCGGAACATAAAGGGTCAAAGGAACTGCAGAGAAAGCCACAGTGAAGAACAACTGCAACATTTTTTGAAGAAACAGAGGTGGATCCTTTGAATTGAATCAAATATGAGAAAAGGGTCTTTggatttgagaatttttggggCATCAAAAGACTCAACAGAGTATGGTTGAAGATGGGGGGTTGAGTAGTTGACTGATATAAGGAAAGGTCTTGAGAAAACTAGAGGCGGCGTGGCGGAGAGAGAATTAAATGAGGGGTTATAGCATGTTCTGGAAGCACCAAGATGAAATAGTATATGGTAATGGATTAGGATCAAACACCTGCTTATTACTTTAGAGGAAAATGATGACTATGCGAGATAGAAAATAGAACAATAGTACTTCATTAGGGTTCGGTAGATAGGTGAGAAAAACAGAATGAAATAGAATGGAATGGAATGGAATGGAgtaaacaaaatatattagtGTTATTAAGTGTTTATTATGTTTTTAAGATGAAATTGAACATGATATAAAACTGTTGGAACGAGACACTTtaatttcagaaaaaaatgATGAACAGAGGAGAActgaataaaatattattgttTTCGTAATTTTACATGGTTAAAAATGCTTCTAATTTAttgtagttttttaaaaaattttgctaacatattattataaataaaatatataaatattttttaaaaacttgTATATGATAGTTTTTGTTGGTTCCGAAGGATGCAATAGGAGCGACTACAATAAAAAAGGATTTGAGAAAAGTGAGTGATCTATGCTCTCATTCTAACTCTAAGTCGGGGAAGATGGTAGGTGAACATGAGATGTTTTGTTCTTTTGGCGAAGAAAGGTTATTGTTGGGTGTTCTAAGACTTTGTTTTCCGGGGGCCAAGAATTCTAGATTATGTTTTGTTTTAAGAGATTGGCTTCTAAATTATTGGAAAGCTATTGACGGGATGCAGGGTCTTATACTAATGCAGTAGCTGGATGAATTGGTCTTGGCGGATGTTTCATTTGCGATCGTGGACTCTAGAAGATTACAAGTGATAGTCCCATCATAGGGTTGCTCTACCCCTTGACGTGTCTATTGCTTTTCCTCTGATTTGTGGAGGTGAACGTGTTGCGGTTGAGGCGAGCATGGTTGATTATGGGTGGTGCATGTGTGCCTAGAAAGAGCTTAGGCCCTAGGAAGATGTCGAGTCAAGGAAATCacgagaaaggaggaagaaagaagaaggacTATGTTGAGAGCTCTAATTACACTGTAgtagaggaagatgatgatgatgatgcaaagCCGATTGGAAGGGAGCACGAGATTAATTGTAGAATTCTTTTTTTTCGGGGACCTTTTTGTTCTTTTATTCTTTGCTACTTCTTTACCATCAAAGAACATTTAAAAGCTTTTTAATTTCCTACTCCTTCCAATCCCTTTGTaaatatcaatatttttttgaagaaaGTATTCTTCAGCCATATGTTGCTCATGTAACTATGTAAGAAACAATTGGGCTCAAAGTGGAAGGCATCAGAATCATACGTTTTTTTTGCACCCTAAATTAATTAGGACATCGTGGAGATGTGCTTCAATGTCCAAGGTTTGTCCTATGAGCCCATTAAATACTCTCATTCTTAAACAAAACTTGTTAATTAAACAAAACTCAGTCAGTATTGGCGCAGCATTCGTATCTTCTTCAAATTATTGGTTAAGAATTAGCCCAGCCCGATAGCTCAATCAAATGTGGCCCACCTTCCATAACATCCAATACTCTCTCCATTTGAATTGAGCCTAAgaatattgacaaaaaaaagccTAAGAATATAATAATTATGAGGCACACAAATATACTGTACgattttgtaaaataaaataataaaaaatattattacttAGGTTGTATCTAATATTCATTGAAAAAAAGGTTGTACCTAATATTGCACTCCTTCCGTTCCAGAAAGATTATTgttttgaattttcttttaagggtttaaggtttagggttccAGAAATAACACATTATAACTCACACTGAATGGATTGCATCAATAAGTGTTTATTACTCTGCCATTGATCAATATTTCATTTATAATGTGTTAAAGTTTCCCCTCACATAAACAAGCTTAATGATGCAATCCATTCAGTGTGAGTTATCAGTGACTCAATAAGATAGGAAAACAAGCTTATTTGATCAAACTGATAATATAGGAAAAACAGAAATATTTTGCCGTTGTGTCTTATTCTTTGCTTATGAAATGCAAGTAGTTGGACTTATTCTGCTGCCATGCATTAATCTGAAGTGATGTTTGCAGGCAACAGAGATATACAACTTATTCTGCTGCCATGCATTAATATGGAGCGATGTTTGAGGGTGATTTTCTTCTACAAAAGGTATCTTGTGTAGCTCCAATATATGTTGTCATGGAAGGTAGTGAGCCACCTTTCTTCACTCGCTTCTTTAAATGGGATTCTAAGTTTTTCATTGCTATAGCATACTTAAGTGACTTTGAATAGTCTTAAAATTCTAACTTTTGATAATTCCTTTGTTTCGGTAGATGCTGGGAAACTCATTTCAAAGAAAACTTACAATCGTAAAAAATGGGGGCACTCCACCTTTGGTTGTAAGTCGTCTCTTCTTTGCTTCCATTTTTTTAGAGTGAGGAGTGACCACAAGGAGCGTTTTTTAGTCtgaattttcatattatttTGATATCTTATGTTATATATGTCTATAATAACTGTTTTGAGTGGTTCTGTATGTTTAATgccattaaataaatattaaattattaacaATGGGAGCCATAGTCTATGGAGAGGGCCAAAATTCAAATCTCGAGTCGGCAATTGTTCAGAGGATCTCCTTGATGTGACACTGCCTTGGAGATTAGTTTTGTCACAATGCCTGTGGGCTTtggtttctttttttaaaactaCTTTTAACCTTTGTTATTACTGCTTTATGACACTGCTAACTTGTTTTCATGGTTATTTTTTTTCAGCATGATGGTTCTCTTGCATCATAGAACAAACTTAATAGTGAACAGCCAAGTCAGGCTCACCTAGGTGCTCCGTGTAGATGCAACGCATCCATGGAACATCCAAGTCTGGCAGAGCCACGCGATACTCCGGGACATAGTACATACCATGATTACCAGTGAATTTTTCCAGAGGGCACAGCACAATCAGGTTCAACCAAGGTCTCAAAGAAGACGTTTTAGGTATCTAGGACAGAGAAGTCAGGATCAACTAGATTGTAGTCCAAGAAGTAGTACTCCTTACGGTCACCAGGGACAGCCAAGTCAGGCTCCCCTAAGGGATCCACCTCCTGGAAATTTTGAACTTGATCCTTCTCAAACCTACATTCCGGATGAAATTCAGTAGCAAGGGGATTATCAATGCAACGGGATTTTCAATGAAATTGAGTGTCATTGCAATTGTACAAGCATTAGAGAGAATTATTGAACTTGCCTAACTTGCCTTCTGTGGTTCTAGCAAGATTTTAATTGTATTGCACCAAAggccatgtttttttttcaaagctAGATACTTTGTTCTCATGCTCCCATTGAAATAAGAGCAATAATGTTCTTGTGTATAATATGATTCTTCTCATTTTACGACCACACATGCTTTTCTATACTAAATCCTATAATTGAAGTATCTCTATAATGTGAGAAACAAGGTTTGAAGGTGGCTAAGATTAAAAAGAAAGCATGACTAATGTGCAGTTTCATTTAAGATAAATGTTTTTCAATTTGCCTTTGCATGCTTCACAGCTTCAAAATACATTTAGtaattctttttcattttcatatttctatGCAAGGACTTGCATCCTTTTTTTTCTACATTTTCAGTCTTTACATAAAGTTATTTAATCTGAACCTCCCTTCATGaccttttattttctaattttcacAACCTATTTCATTTTGTTTCCCATTTTGTAAAAAAAGGTACACATCAAAAGAGCTCCAACAATAGATATTAATCAAAGGTGCATAAGCTTTATTCATTGAATATAATTTGAGACttgatagaaagatgaagtacATTGTGCACAAAGGCCACAATACAAGATATGCACACAAATAAAATCTACACTTGTTTTCAAGGAAGggtcaagtttttttttgaaggcTAAAAACATGTATATAAGATACCATAAGGGGTGTTATAACCCATAtacaaagagaagaaaaaatagaTTGGGCTGCATGAGCTTGTTCTTAGACACGACATTGCACATTTGCTTTCTCCATTCTTCAATAGCAAGAACCTCACACTGGTCCGCAATCCAGTTATTGTAGTGTAGTCCCACTGCACGAGCTTGTTCTTAGACACGACATTGTAAATTTGCATTCTCCATTCTTCAACAGCAGGAACCCCATAGTGATCCGCAATCCAGTCTAGTCCCACTGCAATATTACCAATCCTAAATATGTCAAGGGTATGCAAGCGAAAAACAAACTACTATTTTTAGTTTTGTCATGAAAACAGAACAcagattgtttatttttatgtcTTTTCATTTTACAGCTGTCAGCCAATCACAACTATTAGTAGGAAGTTACAGCAGTTGTATATCAGTTAGGTTGTTATAAACCGAGTCAAGGTAAGTTAACCCATAGCCAGCTCCACCAATACACGTACTAGCTGTGGTTGTAATTAATTCATTCAGAATCATAAGTTACATTTAGTTTCTCTCAAATCCTCTCAATCTCTCACGAACTTTCATCTTCTTACACAGGGATTATATGGAAAATGAGGAAAAGACAAAAGACCTTCGAGttatgtttgatcttatcagatGATAGAATGATAGATGAGTTTCATAATACAAATCACCTACACCTATTTATACAAATTGTCAATGTCAAGTCCTAGTATAGCAATACTAGCACAATCCCAGCACAACAAGGTTATAATGAAAAACAGGCTCGAAGCAAATAAATAGTCCTAATATTTTAACAAGCAATGTGAACTTAGTTAGAGTCAGGAAGATAAACATGCAGCATGCTATGATCCAAAAGTGATTAAAAAGACATTCACATATTCATACATCCACATAACAGTCActaaagataaaaaaattggGGACAATCTGAACTACTCAAAAcatgaaatttcaaaaaacaGAGCAACCAGACCAGACAACCAAAAGAATAAAAATTGAAGGCATAACCAGACCACATAAATGAAGCTCTAGAGAGAGTGACATGTTGTTGAGAAGCTTTTGACCCTAGAACACTCCAATGAGGAATAGAAGGTGTGAGAGATAAAGAGTTCCAAttttcaaaagaagaagaagagaagtggCCTGAAATGAATCAAATAGGATGGTCCCTTTTGTAAGCTGAAACTGGCAATTCAGTTTGGTTCTTTTTTAACACGTGAAGTGCTTATAGCGATAATAGTTAAGTAGATGTCTCATACTTTATGGCTGGTAACTACCTACCCCAGTGTACCTAGAATTAAAAAAACAGAACCCACTAAGAAAGCACAAAGGAATAACAAAACATGGTAATCAAAACAGAAACATAAAAACGCAGAAATAAGGCCAGCACCAATTCGAGACACGCATCAAATAGGCAGAACATACTTAGCAAAAGCAAACAGCCAGAAGACATGACTGATAGAAAAATCAATTAGTAATTTCTTCTCCACCGTTTGGACCTTTTCACATTTGGAGGTGCTGACTAATACAACTTGAAAGTTCTAATATAGATACTATCATGTGGGTTCTGAGCATGAACTGCAATACTTCCTTAATTCTTCAAAACCTTATATGCTATTGTTTGATTATTATATTACTTTTCCATTCCTATATATCAAAAGACAGTATATATGCATCGTAGTTTCAATCACAATCAATGAAATACATCTAATGTAAAATTCTTTTCTCTGATAAGTTGTAAGCATGAGTGAGTGATAAATTAAAccatcttcttccttctcttatCTGCAACAGTTTACAAGTTTGGCTtagctaaaaaaaaaacaaccataTTAGTTTGCTTCATCACATGCCACTCCAAACTCAGAGCCTGGATTGACACCAATATTTTTACAAAGTAATTGAACGAAGACACTTCAATGAAGCATTTTATCGAACAGCTTAAGGGCATCATAAAAATCAGTTTGTACAAATGTAGAAATGCAACACCACAATTGCAGAAAAGAAACTAGACTCAGATGAACACAATCAAGAGCTCCAAATGTAAAAACAGTATGGAAAATTGAACTTGGAAacaactgaattcaagaaaaaCAAACCAAATCAACAAGGACATAAGGAGAAGAGGAAAACGAAATCAGCATGCTGGCTGGAGAAGCGGGCTAGGCTGCCGGAGATCCACCACCGCACCACGCCAGGTCGTTGTTGTCGCCGGCGAAAGGAAAGGAAGAAAGATTTCTTTTTTCTGAAGCCAAAAAGAAGAACGTGAATTATGGTGAATGGggatatatttaaaataaaaggatTACTAAGCTATTAACTGAATTGGTAGGGATTATTGtgcaattaaattaaataataaaatatatattacgaaaataaaatattagaaGTGATGTGGATAATAAGATGACATGTGTCAGATTATAACTGGTACAACAAGGTCATGAGTGATataacccaaaattgagcatgAGTCATTTAGATAACCCCTTCTTTTAATATTTCAACATGTTGTTATTTTGGAAAACCAATagattttttgctaattttttccacatATACTTTCATTTAATaagttttctctcacttatcacatcTTGTATCAACCGAGTGCAATTCTTCTATatctaaataaaatttaattgttgCATATAAGagtactagtaaaattaaataaaggtACTATAGTAACATTATACTGTCAATAATTATCATCTCAATttttgtgccacaaccttaaacaaAAATCTTTGTAGAACGGTGAGAGTACTGGGAGTAAAgattcaaaaacaaaaagaaaagataagTCGAGAATGGAGAGTGACACGTTCATGTTCACGACCGAGCAGCCACCGCCACCGCCCCCTATACCACCAGATCAGCAAAGGCCCACGTTCAAGGACAAGGTACTGGGAAAGGGACCAGCTAAGCGACGAGAGCCTAGGCAGTTCCAGAACTTGGTAACCTCGGGGGTGTTGTCAAAGGAAAACGTTAACGGTGATCGTTTATTTCCCAGCTTCGATTTTGTCGAGGAGGCGGAGTATGAGAAGATTTGTCAACCGTGGCAGGGATGTCTAGTGGTGAAGCGACTAGGTAGGCACATTGGATACACTGCACTCTGCGAGAAGCTACGCTCCCTCTGGAAACCAGTTGGGGGACTGGAAGTTACAGATATACACCATGGCTATTTTCAGGTGAAATTTGACGTCGAGGCGGATCGCGAGACAGCTATGACAGGTGCACCGTGGTTGGTCTACGACCACTACTTATCTGTCAAACCTTGGACGAAGGACTTCGTGGCGGCTGATGAAAAGATTAATACTACGATGGTGTGGATACGCATACCAGGGTTGGGCATGCAATTCTATGATGAGGACATCTTGATGACTTTAGCCACAGGTGTGGGAACTCCGATCAAGTTGGACATGACCACGGCAGACAGGCGCTTGGGTAAATTCGCGCGTATATGTGTGGAGATTGATCTAGATAAGCCCGTCGTGGGAATGCTGAGACTTAGAGGAACCTGGTATAATATTGAGTACGAGGGGCTGCATCTTCTTTGTTCAAAATGTGGCTGCTATGGGCATCTTTCACGGAAGTGCAAGGTGGTGGTGGCTACTCCGGCGACGATGGAGAACGCAACAGCTTCGCAAGAGGCGGCGGCTACCCCAAAGAGTACACCCCTGGAGAAAACCCTAGATCCAGGAGTCAACCATGCATTCAATGCGGAACCCATGCACGCCGAATCTTCTGCAACCAAATCAGCAGTTACGGTTCCAGATGCTGCACATGGTAAATGGTTGAACGTTGAAAAACCAAAACGGAAACAAAATAATAACCGTCAATCAGGAACAGCGAAATCTAAGGAGCCTAGTAATGGCAATAGATTCCAATCATTAACCAGCCTTTCGGAGGAAGCAACAAATCCCGTGAAGGTTGGAACTAATGCGAATAATTCTGGCAACAGAAACGTGGTGTCCAAGGTTGTTGTGAATGCCAAAAAACGCTCGCGCAGGGATGATGGTAAATCGTCTCAGATAGTGACTCAAGGCCCGTTGCAGATCTTGGGGAAGCCACAAGACCAAAGTTTAGGTGTCTCTACAAGGGAGAAAGCGTCAGGGAGCACCTCCGGTCAGTTACCAACTAAGATGATCGGAGATAAGGTGGTTTACGATCTTGGAGGCGGAGCCATGTCCACTGAATATATGCAACCAGCAGGAGGTTCCAGGTACCAGCTCATGGACATGGGTGTGACAACTAACCAGCGTGTCAATGAAGGGAACACAGCGACAAACCCATCGGACCCAGGACCTAAAGCcaagatgatgatggtccacCAACAGTAGTGGTCCATGTGCCAATTCCGTGTAGTGCCTGATGGATAGTACACCATTCCAAGTCATTGCATGGAATATACGAGGTGGCGCGGGAGCGCGGGGACATCGTAGGGTTAAGGAGCTTGTAAGAACCTATAAACCCTCAATTTTTGCACTGTGTGAAACTCATTGCAAATTTCCTAGAGCCAAGGTATTCTGGCAGCATCTAGGATATGAGCAAATTCATGAAGTGGAGGCTGTGGGGCATAGTGGTGGGATTTGGATTCTAGCACCCATCACTAGGTCTTTTCATGTGAATCTCCTAGAAGCGTGGGATCAAGCAATTTCAGTGGAGATTCGACATGACAACCACAGGTGGGTATGCTCAGCCATTTATGGGAGTCCAAACCCAACTCGTAGACAGGAACTTTGGGCATATTTGTCGAGTCTGCGACAGCGTACCCAGGATCCGTGGCTAACTTTGGGAGACTTCAATGATGTTTGCTCCCCCTCTGAGGTGTGGGGTGGGGATTTTAGTGAAGCCCGAGCTATGGCGATGTTAAATATGCTAGATGTGTGCTCCTTGATTGATCTGGGGTTTACGGGGACGAAGTACACATGGGAGAGACGTGTGAATGGCAGGCGCGTGCTCGCGAAGCGACTAGATCGAGCTTTAGGTGACATGCATTGGAGAGTGGCATTCCCAGAAGCATATGTGGAGCACTTAACCAGAGTTTACTCAGACCATGCCCCAGTTCTAGTAAGATTGGCGGC
This portion of the Lotus japonicus ecotype B-129 chromosome 3, LjGifu_v1.2 genome encodes:
- the LOC130749724 gene encoding uncharacterized protein LOC130749724 encodes the protein MLQLFFTVAFSAVPLTLYVPPVRSLNLFVETMEYFARESRTYTHRVYPRLRVAWSRICNLLLCNNNTR
- the LOC130743491 gene encoding uncharacterized protein LOC130743491 — translated: MESDTFMFTTEQPPPPPPIPPDQQRPTFKDKVLGKGPAKRREPRQFQNLVTSGVLSKENVNGDRLFPSFDFVEEAEYEKICQPWQGCLVVKRLGRHIGYTALCEKLRSLWKPVGGLEVTDIHHGYFQVKFDVEADRETAMTGAPWLVYDHYLSVKPWTKDFVAADEKINTTMVWIRIPGLGMQFYDEDILMTLATGVGTPIKLDMTTADRRLGKFARICVEIDLDKPVVGMLRLRGTWYNIEYEGLHLLCSKCGCYGHLSRKCKVVVATPATMENATASQEAAATPKSTPLEKTLDPGVNHAFNAEPMHAESSATKSAVTVPDAAHGKWLNVEKPKRKQNNNRQSGTAKSKEPSNGNRFQSLTSLSEEATNPVKVGTNANNSGNRNVVSKVVVNAKKRSRRDDGKSSQIVTQGPLQILGKPQDQSLGVSTREKASGSTSGQLPTKMIGDKVVYDLGGGAMSTEYMQPAGGSRYQLMDMGVTTNQRVNEGNTATNPSDPGPKAKMMMVHQQ